The Acanthopagrus latus isolate v.2019 chromosome 20, fAcaLat1.1, whole genome shotgun sequence genomic sequence tcaactggaagTTCAAGCAAACATCCCGATGTCTTTAGCAGCCATTCTGGACGATCATTAGGTGACAGTAATTCCCCTGCATGCTGGCTGGCTGACGAGTGCTTGCCAGAAATTACTGTCCTTGATGATACCTGTGATTCCACAATGCAAATGACTAAAAATGACCCAGCTCTTCCTGACAGTGTGCCTTCTACACCTGTAACAGGTTGGTCTGTGAAGAGTTCATTTACTCTTCCCCAGCTCCCTAGGTTGAATACCCCCACTAACACTACCGCTCAAATACCCTGTCCTGAGAATAAGTCACTGGAGCTTGTTGATGCTCCTCTGCGCTGGCTAGATGACAGATTCTTCCCTGAAATTACTCTGCTTGATGTTACGCATGATTCAGAATTTTCACCACGAGGGGAAGTGTCCTCCTTGGAGGTAACAAATGACATTTCACCCGTGGATAGTTTGGAAAACAGCTTGCCTTCCTCAGCACTTAGTGGACCAATTCCTGCAGAGTCTGTCACACTGGAAATTACTCCAAGTGAAGATTTGTCAAGTACTCTTGATGgcaatgtcacacacactgtaagcTCGATTAGTGAACAATCTGATAAGTGtgtggatgaaaacacaccaaaagCTTCTTTGGAAGTGACTCAGGATTTTTCTCTAGACAGTGTTTCAGAAGACAGTCAGCCTTCATCAGAGCCCAGTGGACCAAACATGGTGAAGACTCAAACAGCTGAGGTCACACTTGGTACCCATCCTGCTAATGTCACCCACGACCTAAGCTCCTCCAGTGACATGTCGGTTCAGTGTTCTGTATCGGAGGTCTCTGCTTCTGATATGCAATGCAAAATCAGTTCAAAGAATGGCACCTTTGAGCTCCATGATGAAGAGGTGGTGAACTCTGAAACTATAGAGGCCAGCAATGAAGAGCCTCTTAAGAGCCATGACAGCATGTCACAGCCAAGTCCAAAAACACCTGGGTCCGAGAATGACACGTTTACCGTTGCTGAGCAGTCCAATCTGAGTGCCTCTACCAGTGTAAACACTTGTGCACAGGTACCTCAAAATAAGACAATGGATCTTCCCCCATCTAATGTAAACAGTCCCAAAGTGGAGAGTGGAGCTAATGATTCATCTGCTTCAATCTCTAAGAATACGACAGAAACTTCCTCTGTTATTAATCCAAATACCTCAGATGTAAAGGCAAGGGGTACATGTGATGTGCAGAATGTCACTTTTGATAGGCATTCTCTTCACAAATCAGGGGGAAATGGTACTTTAGTTGAAGCTGGGGCTGCAACCTTTAGCCTTCAGAACAACACTTTTGATACCAagtctcctctcctttcacaACATAATGGGACAACAGAAAGTACAGACCCTAATGCCAACACCCCTGAGAGCACATGTGAAGTTCATCCAGTTGTGGAGGATGCTTCTGGAGCTGATCGATGTGAGGCTAAAGATCAATCGCAGTCAGGTCTGTCGGTGGAGGATGGTCTTTCTGACACTTTGGGCAATCAAAGCATGGCTATGGAGCAGGATAACAAAGCAAACACGTTAAATTTGGATGATACCCTAGATTTAAGGGCAGACTCGTTGATTACTTCAACACCAATGACTAActgcaaaatgttaaacttcCACACTGAGTGCGATGAGGGCAAAATCATCGGGGCACAGAAAAAACTGTACGTGGATGGTCCCAGCAAACCAGATGGACAGGTGCCATCAGACATGCCATCAAACATCATCTGTGATCGTAAAACGTTCTTGACACAACCCGCTGCTAAATCCCTAAGGCCTCCTTTGAAAGCTGCTTCTCAGTTGTTAAAGTACAAACCAGCCTCCCTACTTCCAGGAAGGTTTGAGCCGATGTCGTCAGGCCTGCCCATGACAAGACAAAGAACTCAAGCTGAAGCTCTGAGAAGTACAGCTTCGTCTGAGGCAGCTCACCTGGTAGGCTTTTGAAACttgaatgtctttttgttttctactgAGTGTACAAGATGTTGCCAGTACAAGGGTTTCCGTTAACCAGACGCACCGGACGGTTTGTTACATAAAACCATCTGGGAAGTCGCTCTTAGAAACTGTTCAGAAAATGGCAggctctcaaaaaaaaaaaaaaaaaaatctctcatgAAGCATGAAGCCTCGCAAGGTGAATTCACAATATCACGTTATATTGTGACTCCAGCTGACTTGCAAGGCAATCCCTAGTTCATGCTACTCACTACTACCGGCTATTGTGAAAAGAGACATTAGATATATCGATTTAAGATAATTAGTGGATAACAGAAACTCTGGTCAGCAACTCAGGTTTAATGAAATGGATCAAATGGACTGCGTTTTATCTGTTGATTCAACTTGTCTCATAAGCGAGACCAGACCACATAACACAACCACTGACTACATGTATTGATTACATCCTTTTTCCTTCTGCATTTAAGACTACAGGAGCATCAGCCCCGTACAATCTGCGTGCTACAGCAACAGgtaggctgtgtgtgttgtgtttttagaaAGGGCTTTGTAGATGGGAGTTTTATTCTTGATAAATGTGAATTGATATAATATGGAGTGAAATTTGAGCATAAGTGAGTGAATTATGGggtaatgtaaaaataaacgtagttttaaaaatgttatagctaatttttgttttgtctatttTCTTGTTAGGATCCAAGCAGCCCAATCCTGGCTTGCAGAAACCACGGCACACTGGTATACCATCAGGCATCCAGAGAGCTGCACTGGGTCTCAGGCCACCTTCTGCAAGAAGCAACGCACCAGCTTCTATGAGCACTGACAAAATCCGCGTACCTACAGGTAATCATACAGACGTACCTAAATTTAACAGTGAAGAGTTTAGATTTAGTCTagttgtatgtgtgtatggTATTCCTATACAGTATTTCAGAGCCTTAACAATAAAAAGGTAAACAGACACGTGGCATTCCAAACACTGAATATATTGATGTTTCTTAAAACTCTGATACTCCCTCCACTTTTTTAAATACTCAACCGTTGTTCAGTCTAGTTTTGAAGAGCACAGTTGGTTTCTAGCGCATCAAAATGGTTTGAATCTTACTTATTTATTGTAATGCGCAGATCTGTTTGACCACTACTTGAAGAAGTTTTCTATGATGTACGTGGGAATGAGTCATGCATGGTCTTTAATTTGagtgtaattgtgtttttaatctttgtcTCAGCTACTAACTCTGCAATGAAGATTTCACAAGCGAAGAAACATCCCTTAACCAGAGCTGAAGCATTACCAacagcaaagaggaagaaaacggGTAATTACTGAGTTACTGCAAACGAATGCTGTATCAGAGCAGTGATTATCTTGAGCATCTTTTAAGACTGGCATGGTTAGTAGAAGCACCAAAACTAACTGACATAAATAGACATAACTGACTTTTATCTCAACCTTTCAGATGCACCCTTACCATCTGGTAGTGCTGAAGCCTCTGTGTCTTCCTGTGATGCTGCAAACGGAGCCAAAAACCTGAAACCGCCCACAACCGGTCAGAGAGCCTTGCCAGCTAAAACCCAAAGAGACGGTAGGTCGGAGTTGTATCATACTGCTCCGTTATATAGACTGTGATGTAATTCATGTTGCTGGAGGTTTTTATGATCTGGATGTGTTTGGTAACCCTGATGTCTGATTTCTGTTGAGTCACTTACCTGTTCTGCTAACAGCTCTTTATCACGGGCTTTCAGATGCTGCAGTCCCTGCCAGTGCTGCTCAATCATCAGCATCAAGTAATGCTgtcagcagaaccagaaccctGAAGCAGCCTTTAACCAGCCATAAAGCTCTGCTACCTAAACCTCAGTGCCATGGTAAGTTGGGAGGGATAAGATGCCAAAATAGATGGCTGAGGGTACTGAAAATACCTTTGAAGTATTTggtatttaaatgtttgttttattgccttttttatGTGTGCTCTTTAGATCAGAAAGGCAAATACATTTGTTTCCCTCAATCAGACATCTTGTTGAAGTTTTTGTGATTAATCATAATGGTACCATCTTTGAACAAAATGGTGTTCTGCTATTGTTCTTAACTTGATAACTGGTTGTTTTAATACAGCTGCCAACATCTAACTACAACTAATGAagggttgtttgtttgtttattttcttctcttttttgaTGCTGCAAGTCTGCTTACATCAGTATTGATTGCCCATATAGAagagacacatttacatgttcagTAATGTTAGGAAGTCAAACTGACTCTGAAGAAATTGCTCCACTGGAACTGAGCAAAGGTGTGTCTGGTGATCATTACTACACTGTGACCGCATAGCGTTGGCTGGAGGAAGCAGGAGTAGCATAGGGAAGTTAAAAATCGGGTAGTCAACCTCACTAATGCAGTAATGATAACAAAAAAGTGGAAGATAAAAGGTTTGACCTTGTCCTCAGTCATGTGTGattcatgctgtatttcagGTTGTGCCAAATGTGCCGTGCTTGAACAGCAGTTGGAAATGAAATctgaagaaataaagagacTGAAAGAAGGTAGGAGTCGTTACTGTGGTCTCATCTTCatggttttttttgcaaaatgaatGCTCAATTATGCCACAAGGTTctggaataaaatgaatatCAGTGCTTTTTTTACAGTCCCTTTCATCATCAGTACCTATCACTGAATAGTTGTTGCATGAGTGAATTCATCAGCAGAGGTGCAACAGTTTGGCTATTAGGGGATTTCATAGCTGTAACATTATAAAACAGTGTCTGACTCCAAAGAGCCCAGATTTTCCTCCCAAGATCCCAGAGATACTTTGTGCTGGGTGTGGTGTCTCTCATTAATGccattgtttcttctttttcctttttttccagagctgttGAAGTACAGAAAACCACAGGACGAATATTGATTCTTGTTGCAATCCCAGAGAGAATTTTATGTGTATACACAGtaggtgcactatgtagttttggcgaagaaattcagactcagaattgtaaacatttacaatattgattaggaaataattttttttaaaaaagaacaaaacaagctgttctcagatgaaaataaggtcAACAGAACACTTTTTgaagcaagaaaggtggcagggtctgccaactatatacataaaaacagtgtgaaagtttgtttgttgttttgttgcataAACAAATTTTaacttctgattaaaatttcccTCCCCCGGgccacatagtgcacctttttatTAGAATATCTGCCCTCAttcataaatgtttgatttacagTTTCACATTGTAAATGaatttaattcaataaatgtATTCTATTAATAAATGTACTAACATTTAACACATATTTACTCAATTAAGTCAAGGGTTTGACACAATTTACTTATCTTATGGAactctgttgaaaaaaaatgtaaaatattggCTTTGGTCAGCCAGTTTTTATATTATAGGAATTTGGTCATTTATAAAATGCTCACAGGAAATTGTGAAACTCTGATTTTGATGCTGTttataaatgaacacaaaaagtGCTTCAATAAGCTGTCATCTGACCTACAAGAATGTAGAAAAGGACATGATAAAGCTCTGCAATATGGCTGACGCAGTATGTCGAAATATTAAAGTAGTGAGATGAAggtactgtatgtgtttataaCCTCGAGCTTCTTCTCATTCTGACATGTGGTGTGATTTAAAGTCTTTGTTTATATCTAAgatgtgtgaaataaatacGCGGTGTGTAATCTGTTCACTGTGTGTTCTATTATTATGTTCTGTGTCTTCATTATGAACATTATGAACAGGTGAATGTCTTTAAGGTGTTGCACCACTGGGTGGCGACACAGCTCGTCTCTGGTGACTGTAGCTCTGCTGTGGTCCATCCCTATGCTGTGTTGATCTACAGCTCACTTCCTTTCCTGACGCAAGTGCCCGGCAAGGCTGTCGCACGCCTTTATTTGTGGCCGCTGCACTGCAAAACTGGATTTAACAACGACccaaagcagacagacacacgaCAGGACAACTTTCACGAGGACGTAGGTAAGTCTGTGGCAATATTTTACTGAACTATGAGAGGATATTCGTCGTATTCGTGAAGTGTATTTGCCGGCGACACATGCGGGGAGGCCTGGTGCTAGCGTTAGCTTAGCAACAACCCCGCGCCACGTTAGTGTGTCAGATGGTGATCATCGTTAGTTTGCTTACAAGGCTACggtgtgttttcacattatgtGAATTTTGTAACGAAAATGTACTTTACGGGATTTTGTTACGCCAGTTGCTTCCAGCGCTGGAGTTTGGAAGGCTACTTCTAAACCAGCTGTCAACGCTAGATGCTAGATGTTAGCATAGCACGTACGTAACGTTACACCAGTTTTTAACTTAGCCCCGTTGATTTTCGCTAAGGACAATCATCAGTGACTAAGAGCATGTCAAACGTTATATGCTGTGTTAAATTAATCCTTAAACAATGTTTGCGTCTTCACTGTCTGCAATGTCGTAGCATGTTGAGGTAACCCAAGCAAACACCAGTCCTTTATTGTGTGATTGttgggcagcgacagtgttgTAGCTTACGTTAGCTAGCCAAATAACATATAGCTCGACACCGTTTACTGACATCTTACCACCGACAAACTCCATTGGAATGGTTTACACCTAAAACACCTATTCTTCATTATTCATCTTAGgaaagtgttgtttttcccATTTGTAAGTTACACTGTGTAATGATAAATTGACTTATACTAAATCAGTCTTATACAGAACAGGGGAAGTTAAAACAAGAGTATTGAATACAAGTTAAAGGCAAAGCGCTCAAAGgcattacagtttgtttttttaaagcttaaagAACGACCATAAGGTCCCACTTAAGACAAAATAGACAGATTAACAGATAAAGATTAgtcaaaagaacaaaatgatAGACTGACACATAAAAGCAAGATTATGAAAAAGGATTAGGGTTATGAATTCGATCATTTAGAAAATAGTTTTCATTCGCAACAGAGCAAAAGTTCACATTTCATATATTGCTGATGTAGACAGATGCTGCGTTTTCTTGTGTATCATTCCTCACATGTTTAATTTTGTCCTTGCAGATTGACATCTTCTTTCAGCGATGTCTCGTTTCTTTGCCACCGGGTCTGACAGCGAGTCAGAGGAGTCCTCATCCGCCGATGAGATCGCCCCTAAAGCACCCGGGACGACTTTCAAGCAGTCAGTACATCTTAAAATAAATCCTATCATCAGGACTCAAATTCCACTTTTTGTCATAACCTCACACATACTTGTTTCTTTTATAGGTCGTTGCTTCTTAGTGACGATGAGGAGGATACCAAGAGAGTGGTGCGCAGCGCCAAAGATAAAAGGTTGGTGTGGccacttttctttgtcttttctttttctgaaaattAGCAGAATCGCTTATCAGTTTTGCCTGGAATGCTTTCATTCTCAAATGTAAGGTTCGAGGAGTTGACCAACCTCATCAAGACTATCCGCAATGCTATGAAGATTCGTGACATGGCCAAATGTCTGGAAGAGTTTGAACAGCTATGTCGAGCGTTCCTCAAAAGCAAGAATATCGTGGACAAAGAGGGTGTCCCACCTTTTTATATCCGTCTGCTAGCCGACCTGGAGGACTACCTGAACCAGGTCAGTAGACTGAAATTAAATCTTAAGAATACCAACTGTGTAATTTAATTATGAGTTAATATTCCCTGCAGATACTAAAGTATATTAACTTTGGTAAACCtagtctgacattttcagtttagcTTGAAGTGATTAATATTATGTTCTTCTAGCTTTGGGAGGACAAAGAGGgcaagaagaagatgaacaaaaacaatgcaaaagcCCTCAGTACACTCCGTCAGAAGATCCGCAAGTACAACAGAGACTATGAAACTGAGATAGCTGCATACAAGGAGGTACGTTAGGACACTTTATCTAATTTCTTCTGTGCTTTAAAACATACAGAAATTTGAATGGTTAAGAGAGGTGAAACTAAAACCTCAGTGCCTTCTGTGTCTTTGTTAGAACCCACAGGAGTCtgcagatgaagaggaggagaaggagccgGGCGATTCTGGTGAGCTATATGTTTCCGTATCTGAGGATACTGTAGAATTGTAAAGGATCTGCAGAATGGAATTTATAATGTTTTGCCAGTATCCGCCACACAGCAGGTTCTCATGTTGTGCCAAACTCTGTTGCAAGCATTATAGACAAATGGATGCTAGTACGATCACAGGTCGACTCTCAAATCCATTCTTTTTTGGTCCTACAAGGCTCGTCGTCTGAcagcgagggagaggaaggagaggacggAGTGTCAGCCAAGGCATTCTTAAAGAAAAAGCCAGAGGCTTCCGCAGACGCCAGCAAGTTCCTCAAGACTGCCAAAGGATCCGGGGTAAGAGGCCCGCGCGATGTATAagaatgaacaacaacaacaaacaacctTGTGTTAATGTGCTGGGGTTTCTCTCACTGTGATAGGATGAGTCCTCTTCTAGTGATGAcgaagatgatgatggagacTGGGGCTCGGACAGCGTGGGCAGTGGCAGTGAGAGCTCAGATGATGGAGATGGACAGGGTGCATCTATGGCCATGGTCTTCCTCAAGAAGTGAGTCTTCTTCTCATCTTAGTTTTTGATTTACATCAGACaatattcagacatttttagaGATATAAGCTGAATGTGACAGCACAAGGCAAAATTTGACACATGCTTTGAGAGAAAATGAATCAGGTAGAGCTTTGATAATGgagttttttttactgtgggGGGGACGTTTGGCTTAATTTTTTACATTATCTTTGATATTTTACAGGCCAAATTGTTGAATGATATGAAAGTGAATAATTGTCATATAAAGTAATAATGAAAAGGAGTACCAAATTTCAGCCCTGGCAGTAAGTCAAATGAGTATGATGTAGACTTACAAACACTCACCCAGCATCTGTCCTCAGGAACCAAGAGCCAGAGAAGACCGACAAAAAAgtgctgaagaagaaaaagaccaaGAAGAAGGAGCGGctagaggaggaggctgaggaggagggaggagaagaggttGAAGGAGGCTGGGAGAAAGTTAAAGGAGGCGCTCCGATGGTAAAGGTATCACATATTTGGATTAGACATTTTTAGATTTAGTGGAAAAAGATAGAATAATTGGTTTCAAACTCATCCCTATTTGAAACACTTGCATAATATGAATCAACAAATACTGTCTATATTAATCTTGTCATGTGGTGCACTCTGTCTATCAGGAAAAGCCCAAGATGTTTGCCAAGGGTACAGAGATCAACGTACCGGTGGTGGTGAAGAAGTTGAATGAGATCCTGCAAGCAAGAGGCAAAAAGGGCACAGACAGGTAACATCGCATCGTACATTAAAGCTCTACTACTTAAATGAAATACTGCCACATATGTTAATCATACTAAAGAAACACCAACATAGATAATGTATTAAATTGTATCGCTTATTTACACTCACAGTATATATAgttgtttattgtattttatatttaaaggtACAGTCTGTAATTTAAAGCAAccttcctttttcctccctctgacAGGGCTGCACAGATTGAACTGCTCCACGCTCTGGCTAACATCGCTAATGAGAATAACTTGGGCCAAGGTATCATGGTCAAGATCAAATTCAACATCATCGCCTCCCTGTATGACTACAACCCCAACTTGGCAGCATTCATGAAGGTAGGAGCCTAGTTATGATGTAACTTTAGATTCAGGTTTTATACCTAgtaacaatttttaaaaaaaaaagtctaattgatttgaacaagtgCACATATTTATGTATTGGTATAACACACCCattgaaatgataaaatatctGAATTACCTTGTTTTCCCTCAGCCTGACATGTGGAAAAAGTGCCTGGACTGTATAGATGAGCTGTTGAACATCCtctttgaaaacaacaacatcttcATCGGGGAGAACATCGCAGAGGACAGTGAGAGTCTGAGCAACACTGACCAGGTATCCCCCTCTTACTTTCGGGTGTGGTTGAGACCCAAcaatgtctttgtttctgtatCTGCATCATCTGTGCTATAAATTATGGAGAAGCATCATTTTTAGCttacataaaaatgaaacttgCATACAATGTGCATCATTTGTGGTTGCATTTTGTAACTGCTGATGGAGGATGGCATTGATTAAgtatttattgatttgtgtgtgtgtttgtcagccaTACAGGGTGCGTGGATGCATCTTAACATTGGTTGAGAGGATGGATGAAGAGTTTACCAAGATCATGCAGAACACTGATCCCCACTCGCAAGGTGagaattatttttcattttgagtatTTTAATTTTAGATATGAAATCATAGTGTGTAGCTGTATCATTTGTAGTAGCtcatcactttcttttccactcctcctccagAATATGTCGACAATCTGAAAGATGAAGGACGAGTGTGTGGCATCATTGACCGACTGCTCGACTACATGGAGAACAAGGGCAGCACGGAGGAGATTTGCCGCATCTACCTGCGCAGAATCATGCACACCTACTATAAGTTTGACTACAAGGCCCACCGCCGCAGCCTAGGCCTCCAGGGAGAGTCCaaggtgagaaaagaaaagtattCGTATGGCTGATCTTGAGTGTGGTATACACAAGAAGTAGGGTGTGAAGTGGAAGCACATCTGGGCGTTTTTATGAATGCTGAGTTATGTTTCTTTGTCTTCCGTTTAGTCAGAGCAGGAccaggaggagagtgagggggAGGACAGCGCCGTCATCATGGACCGCTTCTGCAAATTCATCTACGCCAAGGATCGCACCGACCGTATCCGTACCTGCGCTATCCTCTGCCACATCTACCACCACGCCCTGCACTCCCGCTGGTATCAGGCCCGCGACCTGATGCTGATGAGCCACCTGCAGGACAACATTCAGCACGCTGATCCACCCGTACAggtaggcaggcaggcagacacagagctACACTAAAGAGCAACAAATGAAACTTGAATTGAAAAGCTAAGTACCCGTATTGTCTTTCATGTAGATCCTGTACAACAGAACCATGGTCCAGCTTGGCATCTGTGCATTCAGGCAGGGCATGATTAAAGACGCCCACAACGCCCTGTTGGACATCCAGTCTTCTGGCCGCGCCAAGGAGCTCCTGGGACAGGGTTTGCTCATGAGGAACATGCAAGAGAGGAACGCTGAACAGGAGAAGATTGAAAAGCGAAGACAAGTAAGTGTCAATTACTTTCACATGTTGGTGGCGATAGGGGTATCTGTTTCTGGGAAATATCATGATTAAAATTAAAGCACTCTTGAAGTACATTATAAAAATTGTGAGTACTTTCAGAACATTGGGATGATGTCAGGTGGTACAGAATCTGATGTTGCTTTTCACTTCCCTCACAGGTGCCGTTCCACATGCACATCaacctggagctgctggagtgtgtgtACCTGGTGTCAGCTATGCTTCTGGAAATCCCCTACATGGCCGCCCATGAGTTCGACGCCCGCCGCAGGATGATCAGCAAGCAGTTCCACCACCAGCTCAGGGTGGGAGAGAGACAGCCACTGCTCGGTATGCAACATGTCCCCTCAGCTGTTTACAGCAGGATGTTTACTCATCATAGAAACCAGAGAGAATAACTGTTGCCCTCCATTTGTCCTCCAGGACCCCCAGAGAGCATGAGGGAGCATGTGGTGGCAGCCAGCAAGGCCATGAAGATGGGAGACTGGCGTACCTGCCACTCATTCATCATCAATGAGAAGATGAACAGTAAGGTCTGGGACCTGTTTCCTGAGACACAGCGAGTACGAGAGATGCTTGTCAGGTTCGTGTAAAATGTTCTTATCGCTCAAATCAGTCTTATCAAGTAGCTGTTGTGATTAAGAATGATTTCAGGAATTAGAACTGAGTTTGCTTAATATCCATGCCATGATTCAGTCAGGCAATTCAGATATTATTTACAATTATAAACTACTTGCGTTGCCC encodes the following:
- the eif3c gene encoding eukaryotic translation initiation factor 3 subunit C isoform X1; its protein translation is MSRFFATGSDSESEESSSADEIAPKAPGTTFKQSLLLSDDEEDTKRVVRSAKDKRFEELTNLIKTIRNAMKIRDMAKCLEEFEQLCRAFLKSKNIVDKEGVPPFYIRLLADLEDYLNQLWEDKEGKKKMNKNNAKALSTLRQKIRKYNRDYETEIAAYKENPQESADEEEEKEPGDSGSSSDSEGEEGEDGVSAKAFLKKKPEASADASKFLKTAKGSGDESSSSDDEDDDGDWGSDSVGSGSESSDDGDGQGASMAMVFLKKNQEPEKTDKKVLKKKKTKKKERLEEEAEEEGGEEVEGGWEKVKGGAPMVKEKPKMFAKGTEINVPVVVKKLNEILQARGKKGTDRAAQIELLHALANIANENNLGQGIMVKIKFNIIASLYDYNPNLAAFMKPDMWKKCLDCIDELLNILFENNNIFIGENIAEDSESLSNTDQPYRVRGCILTLVERMDEEFTKIMQNTDPHSQEYVDNLKDEGRVCGIIDRLLDYMENKGSTEEICRIYLRRIMHTYYKFDYKAHRRSLGLQGESKSEQDQEESEGEDSAVIMDRFCKFIYAKDRTDRIRTCAILCHIYHHALHSRWYQARDLMLMSHLQDNIQHADPPVQILYNRTMVQLGICAFRQGMIKDAHNALLDIQSSGRAKELLGQGLLMRNMQERNAEQEKIEKRRQVPFHMHINLELLECVYLVSAMLLEIPYMAAHEFDARRRMISKQFHHQLRVGERQPLLGPPESMREHVVAASKAMKMGDWRTCHSFIINEKMNSKVWDLFPETQRVREMLVRKIQEESLRTYLFTYSSVYDSISMQTLSEMFELEIPMVHSIISKMIINEELMASLDQPTQTVVMHRTEPTSLQNMALQLAEKLGSLVENNERVFDLKQGVYGGYFNRDQKGGYQQNKGGYQRGKSDQKGGYQQNKGGYQRGGYRNQNQNNY
- the eif3c gene encoding eukaryotic translation initiation factor 3 subunit C isoform X2, encoding MSRFFATGSDSESEESSSADEIAPKAPGTTFKQSLLLSDDEEDTKRVVRSAKDKRFEELTNLIKTIRNAMKIRDMAKCLEEFEQLCRAFLKSKNIVDKEGVPPFYIRLLADLEDYLNQLWEDKEGKKKMNKNNAKALSTLRQKIRKYNRDYETEIAAYKENPQESADEEEEKEPGDSGSSSDSEGEEGEDGVSAKAFLKKKPEASADASKFLKTAKGSGDESSSSDDEDDDGDWGSDSVGSGSESSDDGDGQGASMAMVFLKKNQEPEKTDKKVLKKKKTKKKERLEEEAEEEGGEEVEGGWEKVKGGAPMEKPKMFAKGTEINVPVVVKKLNEILQARGKKGTDRAAQIELLHALANIANENNLGQGIMVKIKFNIIASLYDYNPNLAAFMKPDMWKKCLDCIDELLNILFENNNIFIGENIAEDSESLSNTDQPYRVRGCILTLVERMDEEFTKIMQNTDPHSQEYVDNLKDEGRVCGIIDRLLDYMENKGSTEEICRIYLRRIMHTYYKFDYKAHRRSLGLQGESKSEQDQEESEGEDSAVIMDRFCKFIYAKDRTDRIRTCAILCHIYHHALHSRWYQARDLMLMSHLQDNIQHADPPVQILYNRTMVQLGICAFRQGMIKDAHNALLDIQSSGRAKELLGQGLLMRNMQERNAEQEKIEKRRQVPFHMHINLELLECVYLVSAMLLEIPYMAAHEFDARRRMISKQFHHQLRVGERQPLLGPPESMREHVVAASKAMKMGDWRTCHSFIINEKMNSKVWDLFPETQRVREMLVRKIQEESLRTYLFTYSSVYDSISMQTLSEMFELEIPMVHSIISKMIINEELMASLDQPTQTVVMHRTEPTSLQNMALQLAEKLGSLVENNERVFDLKQGVYGGYFNRDQKGGYQQNKGGYQRGKSDQKGGYQQNKGGYQRGGYRNQNQNNY
- the eif3c gene encoding eukaryotic translation initiation factor 3 subunit C isoform X3, producing MSRFFATGSDSESEESSSADEIAPKAPGTTFKQSLLLSDDEEDTKRVVRSAKDKRFEELTNLIKTIRNAMKIRDMAKCLEEFEQLCRAFLKSKNIVDKEGVPPFYIRLLADLEDYLNQLWEDKEGKKKMNKNNAKALSTLRQKIRKYNRDYETEIAAYKENPQESADEEEEKEPGDSGSSSDSEGEEGEDGVSAKAFLKKKPEASADASKFLKTAKGSGDESSSSDDEDDDGDWGSDSVGSGSESSDDGDGQGASMAMVFLKKNQEPEKTDKKVLKKKKTKKKERLEEEAEEEGGEEVEGGWEKVKGGAPMVKEKPKMFAKGTEINVPVVVKKLNEILQARGKKGTDRAAQIELLHALANIANENNLGQGIMVKIKFNIIASLYDYNPNLAAFMKPDMWKKCLDCIDELLNILFENNNIFIGENIAEDSESLSNTDQPYRVRGCILTLVERMDEEFTKIMQNTDPHSQEYVDNLKDEGRVCGIIDRLLDYMENKGSTEEICRIYLRRIMHTYYKFDYKAHRRSLGLQGESKSEQDQEESEGEDSAVIMDRFCKFIYAKDRTDRIRTCAILCHIYHHALHSRWYQARDLMLMSHLQDNIQHADPPVQILYNRTMVQLGICAFRQGMIKDAHNALLDIQSSGRAKELLGQGLLMRNMQERNAEQEKIEKRRQVPFHMHINLELLECVYLVSAMLLEIPYMAAHEFDARRRMISKQFHHQLRVGERQPLLGPPESMREHVVAASKAMKMGDWRTCHSFIINEKMNSKVWDLFPETQRVREMLVRKIQEESLRTYLFTYSSVYDSISMQTLSEMFELEIPMVHSIISKMIINEELMASLDQPTQTVVMHRTEPTSLQNMALQLAEKLGSLVENNERVFDLKQGVYGGYFNRDQKGGYQQNKGGYQRDQKGGYQQNKGGYQRGGYRNQNQNNY